The DNA segment GTTCAATGCCGACGCACAGCCAAAGTCTCGTCCGTGCAGTATGATGCTGGTTTGTTTCATTCTTGGGCAAGCACCTGCAGGAAGCAAAATTAGAGGTCACACAAGGAACCATAGCGCATGTCAGGTATGCCTTCGTAGTGTAGTTCGCTGCCAGAACTTCTGCCCGTTAGCCTTATAGTTTCACTGATCTTTGAcgccgcagcaaattttttttcacgcacATTCGCTGTTCATTTTCCGTAGGAGAGGCTCCCCGACCATTTACACTCCTATTTTTAGCTTCATATACACTTAGACCGCAGTGTTACTCATTTAATGAGAAGGGCTGGATGTGCAACTGATTTCCACATCGCTGCGGAAAAGCCGCATTTCCGTTTTGTCGTCTCCGCAGGCCCCTTCGCGTTAAGCGTCAATTCGGTTTTGTTTGTAGGTACAAGCGCAGTGCAAAAATACAAGTCTCCGAGCAGAGATAAATTGAGGTCTGGGTACACACATGGCATTGTTCCAACAAAGAGGAGCAGCGAATAGCGACACGTTTTTAACAGCTGTGGTGACATATCGCTGTTTGCATCGAGTCACAGCACTTATACAGCACATGTATACGTAGGAGAACATGTTATTTGAACCGCAAATGAGGCTTTTCTTTCTCTAACATAAGTTATATCTTTCAAGACAGTGCTGAGGAGCAATTCATGACTGAAAACCGTATACTTCAGCCGTGGCATATTACCTTGCAGAATCACGACAGCTCTGTGCGATATAACGGTGTGTGTGAAGTACAGGCGCTCGATTCGTTGCAGGCCAGCTTCCACCATTGCTTCAGCGGACGCCTCGTCAATTTCACGCCCTCTGTCGATCTCGAAAGACACCAGGTTCACACAGGACCGCACTGCGATAGAGACAGAGGGAGCTCGAAAAAATAGGACAGAAGGGCAGCTTACGCTTACGGGCCTACGAGGGCATTGCGTTCACGATCATCACGGTGCAGctgcaacaaataaaaaatccAAGTATCGAAACTGACACAAAGTTCCTCGCATGAAAGGGTAAACCGTAAGCTCGTCACGGGATTTACCAGGAGCGAGGAAATACATGCACATCTTACGAAATGTGCAAACTGTTTTAAATGAAGTCAATTTGAAGTGCTACAATCACTAACGTGTTAACAAAACGAAAATCCCGAAATTTGTCTCCTTAGAAATAGTTTGCTTCGAAACATGATGTTCTGTACGgaggataaaaaaaatgaaggttgATTTGagcagttaggccaaatgcgaattcggTGCGCTAGCACAGTGTGGTCATTGCTTTGCATTGTTTATCATGGTTACGCTTTGTTATTCATGGTATTACTATGTGATTAAAATGGTACATCGAGTGAATTGTGTGTCTTTGCATGGCGGGGATGAAGTACAGTACATGTGTGACACAATGTTTATTACAATCTTTCTATGCTTGGACATCAGCCGCGGCTCCCGTTCCGCATAAGGTGCGGCGTTGTCGCCGTCGGAGGCATTGAGAGCGATAATGCAGGTGGCCAAcctgccaccttggtcacgtgagccTGCGATGTGAGCTGTCCACCGTGTCAGGTGGCCAGCCCCTGTTGACCAGAGGACCATAAAGACAAAAGGCTTCTTCCGTGAATGTGGGCTTGAGTGCTACGAGACAACAAAGTAAATTATACGATGCTCACTGTTGCTTCTTAAGCGGCATTCCGATGGATGGGTGTGGGGAGGCGGTGCGCGACTTCTCCGTCCCTGCTCCGGATTCACCTCTCACGCGGGCAGCAGCCGAGAGGGACTCCTggttgatttacaccaccgggggttctttaacacgcactggcACCACATGATTGTTtatgcatttcgcctacatcgaaatgcgtccGCCATGGCGGGGATTCGACCCCGTGGGACTAACAGCCGAACCCCAAGatccctgagccaccgcggcgggtgcacagaGATAAAAGAGAAAGCTGCCTAAAACTGTCCTGTTTCCATCGAGACAATGTATTGTAAACGGGAAAATATAcccttgtaataagggagtactagcttactcattggcgtccacctAAGCCCAGCTACGGCTCTaaaaagaaaatatatacagcttcaacagaaacttcgcagttgaagacaaattcgtcctggtcctgcgttcgaacccgggtccacCGCTTCACCGTATCAgtcgctctacgaactgagcgTACCGGGATGGCTAGCaagtggtagggcgagagcgaactcatcaataactcgaagttagAACAGTTTTGGTCAATTGTTTAAGAGAATCCCGCAATATGGGGTAGAttttaataagggagcaattttAGCTGAGAGAAGAATTGAGAGTTGCGCTTCAGTCTAcactttaagggcacagggtaaggtaaaattagaaaaaaatcgtttttttttcttttggaattttagaagttcaattctttctacacatgttccatgatcgcactttcctcagaaagccatatttacggctgaaaaacgctttttccgaaaccaagtagtgagcggccacgcccctttcaggattaacgtcaattttttcaaccaaaaagtccaccacctgatttcaaaacttgtctaaaatcagctacatataaaaaattgtctggcaagtattgtacagctcctcttttttagccaagacaatcctgagacgctttgcacgttttttccacgtttctgcaaccttcatgcagccgcgtccgagtgctatccctttcgatcagtattgtaaattgtgccggtgttggttgctgctgataagttgagatgcccagggcaaagaaggccttcgtctggcgtgaatttcacggcaaccgctacgctcatcgtgaaaaagcaaacggatgtccacgaccgaatgagatcccgaatgccgaacgcgccagctcctcgacatcgaagctttcaagattttctctgtgcttccagaaagaggatgtgctacagagcagcagccaatatgccttaatggacatggacggcatttgtgccgcaattacacagatttgtgtgtgcagagagtgcggtggaagtgttgagctcatcgaaattgtgacaaaacgggtaggtgttgcaagcgtttacagtttgaactgtgaagtgtgtagttccgcacaacgatttgagacgtcgaagaaaactacttctgacctctatgaagccaacctcaggttagtgtatgccttgaggtccattggtaagggaatggctgcaggaaatatactctgtgctatgctaaaccttcctaagccgccgacaaagtttgcgaaatacaatcaagagcttctaggtcacatcgaagctgctgctcaggagtcgatgaaaagggcagctgacgaagctgtgcagctgaatgagggggataaagacatcgctgttgctcttgatggaagctggcagaagcgaggccatacttccaataacggcattgtctctgcgaccagtgtagtctctgggaaagtgctggatgtggaggttttgcctaaacgttgtccaaagtgcagcatcaagggtgcaaacagtgacc comes from the Amblyomma americanum isolate KBUSLIRL-KWMA chromosome 1, ASM5285725v1, whole genome shotgun sequence genome and includes:
- the LOC144095598 gene encoding F-box only protein 41-like, translated to MLGKCWPQLQVACVGGRSLTLASVCCVLRSCVNLVSFEIDRGREIDEASAEAMVEAGLQRIERLYFTHTVISHRAVVILQGACPRMKQTSIILHGRDFGCASALNNCVASLKVLQRTKPFDIMLRLVLADE